From the Chloroflexota bacterium genome, one window contains:
- a CDS encoding sulfite exporter TauE/SafE family protein has product MPELDWLTGSGPAWLIAWLSALEWQQIAEWITLAILGFGTGVFGVLVGAGGGFILVPMLRILFPEEDPSVVSGTVLALVAANSISGAFAYRLMRIVDKRSAYLFAAAAIPGSVIAPFVLKKALEELPGIYDAAFGVILVLLAFRIAAQQFNTQERSALARARRRRRSFIDPQTLHRRRITAESGETYRYRLSERWAVLINFVLGFISSFFGIGGGFLRTPILVYAFGFPVQVAVATSIFALSFYTTAGAATHAIIGNIEWFPTFVFAGIGLVTGGQIGARLAGRVRGPWILRLLMVVILILGVQLIIQGIRG; this is encoded by the coding sequence ATGCCCGAGCTGGATTGGCTTACCGGCTCCGGTCCGGCTTGGCTGATAGCGTGGCTGTCCGCACTGGAATGGCAGCAAATCGCCGAGTGGATAACGCTTGCCATATTGGGCTTCGGCACCGGCGTCTTCGGCGTGCTGGTTGGCGCGGGCGGCGGCTTCATACTCGTGCCCATGCTGCGCATTCTCTTCCCTGAAGAAGACCCCTCCGTCGTGTCCGGCACAGTGCTTGCACTGGTCGCTGCCAACAGCATATCGGGGGCATTCGCCTACAGGTTGATGCGTATCGTGGACAAGCGCAGCGCGTACCTGTTCGCGGCTGCGGCAATCCCGGGTTCCGTCATAGCGCCTTTCGTCCTCAAAAAGGCGCTTGAAGAGCTGCCCGGCATATACGACGCCGCTTTCGGCGTAATACTGGTCCTGCTTGCTTTTCGTATAGCAGCGCAGCAGTTTAATACGCAGGAGCGTTCCGCGCTCGCCCGCGCCAGGAGACGCCGTCGCAGTTTCATCGATCCCCAGACACTTCACCGCCGACGCATAACCGCCGAATCCGGGGAGACCTACCGCTACCGCTTGAGCGAAAGGTGGGCAGTCCTCATCAACTTCGTGCTCGGCTTCATATCCAGCTTCTTCGGCATAGGCGGCGGCTTCCTCCGCACTCCGATACTCGTCTATGCCTTCGGCTTCCCGGTGCAGGTCGCGGTCGCCACATCCATATTCGCCCTGTCCTTCTACACCACCGCGGGCGCGGCGACCCATGCGATCATCGGCAACATCGAGTGGTTCCCCACATTCGTATTCGCGGGCATAGGCTTGGTAACCGGCGGACAGATTGGCGCGCGCCTCGCCGGAAGGGTACGCGGACCCTGGATACTGCGCCTTCTCATGGTAGTCATCCTCATCCTGGGCGTGCAGCTAATCATCCAGGGCATACGTGGGTAG
- a CDS encoding SDR family oxidoreductase, producing MSKFAGKVAIVTGGAAGIGGATSRLLAAGGANVLIADVNMTEAQANAETIRSAGGNAEVLYTDVGKHEHIAAMVQVAIDNWGRLDIVVNNAFSPTDESDGDALTVTETAWDAGMATLVKAHFLAAKYAVPHMRAVGGGSIVNISSVHGLLMAPQKLIYEAGKSAVIGITKQMAIDFGPDGIRVNAICPGHIVTERQRERWDENPSGFRYFEDQYPVRRTGTPDDIANAVAFLSSDEASFITGHALVVDGGLTVQLQEDFSVRQVHYIREHPETQMPY from the coding sequence ATGAGCAAGTTTGCAGGCAAAGTGGCTATCGTTACCGGCGGCGCGGCCGGCATTGGCGGCGCGACTTCACGGCTGCTGGCTGCGGGCGGCGCGAATGTCCTTATCGCCGATGTCAATATGACCGAAGCGCAAGCCAACGCAGAGACGATTCGCAGTGCGGGCGGCAATGCCGAAGTGCTGTACACCGATGTGGGCAAGCACGAGCATATCGCCGCGATGGTGCAAGTCGCCATCGACAATTGGGGCAGGCTGGACATCGTGGTGAACAACGCGTTCAGCCCGACGGACGAGAGCGACGGCGACGCGCTGACCGTTACCGAGACGGCGTGGGACGCAGGCATGGCGACGCTGGTCAAGGCTCACTTCCTCGCGGCGAAGTATGCCGTGCCGCATATGCGCGCGGTCGGCGGCGGCAGCATCGTCAACATATCGTCCGTGCACGGGCTGCTTATGGCGCCGCAAAAGCTCATATACGAGGCGGGCAAGTCCGCCGTCATCGGCATCACCAAGCAGATGGCGATAGACTTTGGTCCCGACGGCATCCGTGTCAACGCGATATGCCCCGGGCACATCGTTACCGAACGGCAGCGCGAACGCTGGGACGAAAACCCGTCCGGTTTTCGCTACTTCGAGGATCAATATCCCGTGCGCCGCACCGGCACGCCGGACGACATCGCAAACGCGGTCGCGTTCCTGTCATCGGACGAGGCGTCGTTTATCACCGGACACGCGCTCGTCGTAGACGGTGGCTTAACCGTGCAGCTGCAAGAAGACTTCAGCGTGCGGCAAGTCCACTACATCCGCGAACACCCGGAAACGCAAATGCCATACTAA
- a CDS encoding HEPN domain-containing protein — translation MDDSGGRAGRSDYGRPDRRVGKRMVVQDLTAAEYKQMALDLLVRADDALMARDYDSVSPMLWGALEHALAAAAVECGWQPPQTDDETELREIVKRLEKERGKDKILDYMSGAGIFKDNMNVRYLEDYEFDFFAPSTSRFVLKLLNQNGVDTCNSATGE, via the coding sequence ATGGATGATAGCGGCGGGCGTGCGGGTCGATCCGATTACGGGCGACCTGATAGAAGGGTAGGCAAGCGCATGGTTGTTCAAGACCTGACCGCCGCCGAGTACAAGCAAATGGCGTTGGACTTGCTGGTGCGCGCGGACGATGCTCTAATGGCGCGCGACTACGACAGCGTTTCCCCGATGCTGTGGGGCGCCTTAGAACACGCCTTAGCAGCGGCAGCAGTAGAGTGTGGCTGGCAGCCGCCGCAGACCGACGATGAGACGGAATTGCGAGAAATCGTTAAGCGCTTGGAGAAAGAGCGCGGCAAGGATAAGATATTGGACTATATGTCCGGCGCCGGCATATTCAAGGACAACATGAACGTTCGTTACCTTGAAGACTACGAGTTCGATTTCTTCGCCCCGAGTACGAGTCGCTTCGTGTTAAAGCTGCTCAACCAAAATGGAGTGGACACATGCAACAGCGCCACAGGCGAATAG
- a CDS encoding shikimate kinase, producing MIARVRSPTRTTQLKRNIFLTGFSGTGKTTVGREAARILGWQFVDLDERIEADAGTTIDAIFAEHGEPHFRETEAQTLLTACESERQVVSTGGGIAESADNRAAMMQHGAVVCLEATPETIFERVLAQSTGDDAIVRPMLAANDPLERIRSLKSLRQLNYTLAHWTVHTDILTPEQAAHEVVRAFDILNEGDTAICWKAYPDWMRQRAEDLRAADMQSSELQASDRQASD from the coding sequence ATTATTGCTAGGGTACGCTCACCAACTAGGACAACTCAATTGAAACGCAACATCTTCCTCACAGGCTTCTCAGGCACCGGCAAGACTACTGTCGGGCGCGAGGCGGCTCGTATTCTTGGCTGGCAGTTTGTGGATTTGGACGAGCGCATCGAGGCGGACGCGGGCACTACTATTGACGCCATTTTCGCAGAACATGGCGAACCGCATTTCCGCGAGACCGAGGCGCAGACGCTGCTTACTGCTTGCGAATCCGAGCGGCAGGTCGTCTCCACAGGCGGCGGCATTGCGGAGAGCGCGGACAATCGCGCCGCTATGATGCAGCACGGCGCGGTCGTATGCCTCGAAGCCACGCCGGAGACGATTTTCGAGCGAGTGCTGGCGCAGAGCACCGGCGACGACGCCATCGTGCGCCCTATGCTCGCCGCGAACGACCCGCTTGAACGCATCCGTTCCTTGAAGTCCCTGCGCCAACTAAATTATACTCTTGCCCATTGGACAGTCCACACCGACATACTGACACCCGAGCAGGCGGCGCACGAAGTCGTCCGAGCGTTCGACATTCTCAATGAGGGCGACACCGCTATCTGCTGGAAAGCCTATCCGGATTGGATGCGCCAAAGAGCCGAAGATTTGCGCGCCGCCGACATGCAATCATCTGAATTACAGGCATCAGACCGGCAAGCATCAGACTGA
- the tgt gene encoding tRNA guanosine(34) transglycosylase Tgt — protein sequence MNLNDMPFFTLNKTDGDARAGVLQTPHGEVPTPAFMPVATQGSVKALDSADLQNIGATIVLANTYHLYLRPGVDIVNDHGGLHGFMQWHGATLTDSGGFQGFSLEHLRKITEDAIIFKSHIDGSEHTFSPEAAVQHQQMIGADIIMPLDICAPADSDRETVSAAVDKTNRWLLRCVDAHTRSDQRIFGIVQGGLFPDLRRKSAQFITSVGFPGYSIGGLSVGESKQAMYDTVEYTAPLLPEDAPRYLMGVGSPEDLVECVARGIDMFDCVLPTRVARNGALFVREGRLNITAARFKRKYTPIEEGCDCYTCRTFSAAYVHHLFRAKELLAYRLATIHNLRFILRLMEEMRAAITSGEFAEYRREFHSRFTPPDERVRRAQKQKWLASFNRGVN from the coding sequence ATGAACCTGAACGACATGCCTTTCTTCACGCTTAACAAGACTGACGGAGACGCGCGCGCGGGTGTTTTGCAGACTCCGCATGGGGAAGTGCCTACGCCTGCGTTTATGCCCGTGGCGACGCAAGGGTCGGTTAAGGCACTGGACTCTGCGGACTTGCAGAACATCGGCGCGACCATCGTGCTCGCCAATACATATCACCTATACCTGCGACCCGGCGTGGACATTGTGAACGACCATGGCGGGCTGCACGGCTTTATGCAGTGGCATGGCGCGACTCTCACTGACAGCGGCGGATTTCAGGGGTTTAGCCTCGAACATCTGCGGAAGATTACCGAAGACGCCATCATATTCAAGTCGCACATCGACGGCAGCGAGCATACCTTCAGCCCGGAAGCGGCGGTACAGCACCAGCAGATGATAGGCGCGGACATTATCATGCCGCTGGACATTTGCGCTCCGGCGGACAGCGACCGCGAGACTGTGAGCGCGGCGGTGGACAAGACGAACCGTTGGCTGCTGCGCTGCGTCGATGCACACACCCGCTCCGACCAACGCATCTTCGGCATCGTGCAGGGCGGTTTGTTTCCCGATCTGCGCCGCAAGTCCGCACAGTTCATCACGAGCGTGGGCTTCCCCGGCTACTCGATTGGCGGGCTGAGTGTGGGCGAGTCGAAGCAGGCGATGTACGACACGGTGGAATACACCGCGCCGCTGCTGCCGGAGGACGCGCCACGCTACCTGATGGGCGTCGGATCGCCGGAAGACCTTGTGGAGTGCGTTGCGCGCGGCATCGACATGTTCGATTGTGTGCTGCCGACACGGGTCGCCCGCAACGGCGCGCTGTTCGTGCGTGAGGGCAGGCTGAACATCACGGCGGCAAGATTCAAGCGCAAGTACACGCCGATCGAAGAGGGCTGCGACTGCTACACCTGCCGCACATTCTCGGCGGCGTATGTGCACCACTTGTTCCGCGCGAAGGAGCTTCTGGCGTACCGTCTGGCGACGATACACAACTTACGCTTCATCCTACGGCTGATGGAAGAGATGCGCGCCGCGATAACATCAGGCGAATTCGCAGAATACCGCCGCGAGTTCCACAGCCGTTTCACACCGCCAGACGAGCGTGTCCGCCGCGCGCAAAAGCAAAAGTGGCTAGCCTCGTTCAACCGTGGAGTGAATTGA
- a CDS encoding FeS-binding protein produces the protein MARRRVRFTFPEQLITEPLIYNLGRKFEIVTNIRRANVQERVGWVVLELEGDEDEIERGLEWMIAAGVRVDPITGDLIEG, from the coding sequence ATGGCTAGGCGAAGAGTCAGGTTCACCTTCCCCGAACAATTGATTACCGAGCCGCTGATATACAACCTCGGCCGCAAATTCGAGATTGTTACGAACATCCGCCGCGCCAATGTGCAAGAGCGTGTGGGCTGGGTCGTGCTGGAACTCGAAGGCGACGAGGACGAGATAGAGCGCGGGCTGGAATGGATGATAGCGGCGGGCGTGCGGGTCGATCCGATTACGGGCGACCTGATAGAAGGGTAG
- a CDS encoding MoaD/ThiS family protein yields the protein MSISVRIPTPLRRVTDGADKVDADGATLEELIGSLESQYPGIKARLCDEEGELRNFVNVYINGEDVRFLDGIGTATKSGDEVSIVPAVAGGN from the coding sequence ATGAGCATATCGGTCAGGATACCGACACCACTGCGGCGCGTAACCGACGGCGCAGACAAGGTGGACGCGGACGGTGCCACGCTGGAAGAGCTTATCGGCTCGCTGGAAAGCCAATACCCCGGAATCAAGGCGCGACTCTGCGATGAAGAGGGCGAGTTGCGCAACTTCGTGAATGTGTACATCAACGGCGAGGATGTGCGCTTCCTAGACGGGATCGGCACCGCCACCAAGAGCGGCGACGAAGTCAGCATCGTCCCAGCCGTAGCAGGCGGAAACTAA
- a CDS encoding threonine synthase, with translation MSYVKSLRCRECGSEYPVEPQYVCDFCFGPLEVCYDYDAVASVISRERITKGPLTMWRYHDLLPVDAEMALDMQTGFTPLVRAKNLGRLLGLNNLYIKNDSVNPTFSFKDRVVSVASAKALEFEFDTLACASTGNLAGSVSAHGAKAGMNTMVFFPSDLERGKILGAGIYGATLVAVDGTYDQVNRLCSELADNHRWAFVNINMRPFYSEGSKTLAYEVAEQLGWRAPDAVVVPGASGSLFTKIWKGLNELKDLSLIETAHTKMHIAQAEGCSPIVTAYDEDTPHVRPVTPDTIAKSLAIGNPADGFYSIKTIENSGGSAVAAPEDEVVEGIQLLAETEGIFTETAGGVVISGLRKLAKSGKIQPDDLTVAYITGNGLKTQEVVESVVDPVFTTPAYEDFMTNMAARKERNGTSHG, from the coding sequence TTGTCTTATGTAAAGAGCCTGCGTTGTCGCGAATGCGGCAGCGAATACCCTGTCGAGCCGCAGTATGTCTGCGACTTCTGTTTTGGGCCGCTCGAGGTGTGTTACGACTATGATGCCGTAGCGAGCGTCATCAGCCGCGAGCGCATCACCAAGGGTCCGCTGACTATGTGGCGCTACCACGACCTTCTGCCTGTGGACGCGGAGATGGCTCTGGATATGCAGACCGGCTTCACGCCGCTCGTGCGCGCCAAGAACCTGGGCAGGCTGCTCGGGCTGAACAACCTGTACATCAAGAACGACAGCGTCAACCCGACATTCTCCTTCAAGGATAGAGTCGTGTCCGTGGCGTCCGCGAAGGCGCTGGAGTTCGAGTTCGACACGCTGGCGTGCGCATCGACCGGCAATCTTGCCGGCTCGGTGTCGGCGCACGGCGCGAAGGCGGGCATGAACACGATGGTCTTCTTCCCGTCCGACCTCGAACGCGGCAAGATACTAGGTGCGGGCATATACGGCGCAACGCTCGTCGCCGTGGATGGCACATACGACCAAGTGAACCGCCTGTGCAGCGAACTCGCGGACAACCACCGCTGGGCGTTCGTGAACATCAACATGCGCCCGTTCTACTCGGAAGGCAGCAAGACGCTGGCGTACGAAGTCGCGGAGCAGCTCGGCTGGCGCGCGCCCGACGCCGTTGTCGTGCCCGGCGCATCCGGCTCGCTCTTTACCAAAATCTGGAAGGGCTTGAACGAACTCAAAGACCTGTCGCTTATAGAAACGGCGCACACCAAGATGCACATCGCGCAGGCAGAGGGCTGCTCTCCCATCGTCACCGCATACGATGAGGATACGCCGCATGTGCGCCCGGTTACGCCGGACACCATCGCCAAGTCGCTCGCCATCGGCAATCCGGCGGACGGTTTCTATTCCATCAAGACCATCGAAAACAGCGGCGGCAGCGCGGTCGCTGCGCCCGAAGATGAGGTCGTCGAAGGCATTCAGCTTCTCGCTGAAACCGAGGGCATCTTCACGGAGACGGCAGGCGGCGTTGTGATTTCCGGACTGCGAAAGCTTGCGAAGAGCGGCAAGATACAGCCCGACGACCTGACAGTGGCGTACATCACCGGCAACGGGCTGAAGACGCAAGAGGTGGTCGAATCCGTCGTCGATCCGGTGTTCACCACGCCCGCATACGAAGATTTCATGACCAACATGGCAGCGCGGAAAGAAAGAAATGGTACGAGTCATGGCTAG
- the aroB gene encoding 3-dehydroquinate synthase translates to MRATPLSAGKPIRIGCAKEPKICAPPTCNHLNYRHQTGKHQTDGHLTCTTELEQGKDWNANMTEYSDLAAIVKSTQGDYPIWVGWNTIDEIGERVNSILDVSTAYIITDEGVHRQARRAQFSLEAAGIAAHMFIMPAGETHKTLETVQLVYRWLAERKAERGHMIVAVGGGVVGDLAGFVAATYLRGLPLAQVPTTLLAMMDAAVGGKVAVDLPQGKNLVGAFYQPKFVLVDVSTLQTLPKRELTSGWAEAIKHGLILDRDLLDAFETHRHSLLALEQDIATDIIRRSVAIKANVVSQDERETLGIRILLNYGHTIGHAIESTTGYSSFLHGEAVSVGMMGAARIGNAMGMLADEEVERQRQLLESYGLPLTCGEMDIAAVTDAMMSDKKVKGRANRWVLLDGIGNATVRSDVPAAVVQQTLEALAVD, encoded by the coding sequence ATGAGGGCGACACCGCTATCTGCTGGAAAGCCTATCCGGATTGGATGCGCCAAAGAGCCGAAGATTTGCGCGCCGCCGACATGCAATCATCTGAATTACAGGCATCAGACCGGCAAGCATCAGACTGACGGACATCTGACCTGCACGACCGAACTTGAGCAAGGGAAAGACTGGAACGCCAATATGACCGAATATTCAGACCTCGCCGCAATCGTCAAATCAACACAAGGGGACTACCCGATATGGGTGGGTTGGAACACTATTGACGAGATTGGTGAGCGCGTCAATTCCATTCTCGATGTGTCCACCGCGTACATCATCACCGACGAGGGGGTGCATCGACAGGCGCGACGCGCGCAATTCTCGCTCGAAGCAGCCGGCATCGCCGCGCACATGTTCATAATGCCAGCCGGCGAGACGCATAAGACGCTGGAAACGGTGCAGCTCGTATATCGCTGGCTCGCAGAGCGCAAGGCAGAGCGCGGACATATGATAGTCGCGGTCGGCGGCGGCGTTGTGGGCGACCTCGCGGGCTTCGTCGCGGCGACATACCTGCGCGGCTTGCCATTAGCGCAAGTGCCAACAACCCTGCTCGCGATGATGGACGCGGCAGTCGGCGGCAAGGTCGCCGTTGACCTGCCGCAGGGCAAGAACCTCGTGGGCGCGTTCTACCAGCCCAAGTTTGTGCTTGTCGATGTCAGCACACTGCAAACACTGCCCAAGCGCGAGCTGACATCTGGCTGGGCGGAAGCCATCAAACACGGGCTGATTCTCGACCGCGACCTGCTGGACGCGTTCGAGACGCACAGGCACTCGCTGCTCGCGCTTGAGCAAGACATCGCCACCGACATCATCCGGCGCAGCGTGGCGATCAAGGCGAATGTAGTCTCTCAGGACGAGCGCGAGACGCTGGGCATACGCATCCTGCTGAACTACGGGCACACCATCGGACACGCCATCGAATCGACTACAGGCTACAGCAGTTTCCTGCACGGCGAGGCGGTGAGCGTGGGGATGATGGGCGCGGCGCGCATCGGCAACGCGATGGGGATGTTGGCGGACGAAGAAGTGGAACGGCAGCGCCAATTGCTCGAAAGCTACGGTTTGCCGCTGACCTGCGGCGAGATGGACATTGCAGCAGTTACAGACGCGATGATGTCCGACAAGAAGGTGAAGGGACGCGCGAACCGTTGGGTGCTGCTGGACGGCATCGGCAACGCCACCGTCCGCAGCGATGTTCCCGCCGCAGTTGTGCAGCAAACCTTAGAGGCGCTGGCGGTGGACTAG
- the thpR gene encoding RNA 2',3'-cyclic phosphodiesterase, with protein MDTLRVFVAIELPDDVKRVVADAIDSLRRARIDNLRLVRPEGVHLTLKFLGDIGVDRVPVVKDAMAQAVAAFSSKRRSDNAPNAPFCLTLGTTGVFPNANRARVLWVGVDGDMPALRSLQVQVEDALIAAGFSATQQQRFNPHLTVGRMHHRASRADRQFATDTLSALQLPTTRIIAVNGISLMRSTLLPGGAKYDRIAHADL; from the coding sequence ATGGATACTTTGCGCGTCTTTGTTGCCATTGAGCTGCCTGATGATGTGAAGCGGGTCGTGGCGGATGCGATAGATTCGCTGCGGCGCGCGCGCATTGACAATCTGCGGCTTGTCCGTCCTGAGGGCGTTCACCTGACACTGAAATTTCTCGGCGACATTGGTGTTGATAGGGTGCCGGTGGTTAAGGATGCGATGGCGCAGGCGGTTGCCGCGTTTTCGTCGAAGCGCCGGTCGGATAATGCGCCTAACGCGCCGTTCTGCCTTACGCTTGGCACAACCGGCGTGTTCCCTAACGCGAATCGCGCTCGCGTGCTGTGGGTCGGCGTCGATGGCGATATGCCGGCGTTACGCTCGCTGCAAGTCCAAGTCGAAGACGCGCTCATTGCGGCGGGCTTTTCCGCAACTCAGCAGCAGCGATTCAACCCGCACCTGACCGTCGGAAGAATGCACCACAGAGCATCGCGAGCGGACAGGCAATTTGCCACAGACACCCTATCCGCATTGCAATTGCCCACAACTCGCATCATCGCGGTGAACGGTATCAGCCTTATGCGGAGCACGCTTCTGCCCGGCGGCGCGAAGTACGACCGCATAGCCCACGCGGATTTATAG
- a CDS encoding mismatch-specific DNA-glycosylase, with product MDTLPDYLQENLDIVLVGLNPSLYSVEVGHYFATPRNRFWRAINRSGLLAEPLDSATDYKLPEQGIGLTDVVKRPTRGASDLRAANYREWAPVLKAKMERFQPRIVCFHGAVAYRNYLRHGEGVRQSTIELGLQKRCIGQSKVFVVPNPSPANAAYSLDALVCWYRRLGEMI from the coding sequence ATGGACACCTTACCGGATTATCTGCAAGAAAACTTGGACATCGTGCTAGTGGGCTTGAACCCTAGCCTGTATTCGGTCGAAGTCGGGCATTACTTTGCCACGCCGCGCAACCGTTTCTGGCGCGCGATAAATCGCTCCGGCTTGCTCGCCGAGCCGCTAGACTCCGCGACCGATTACAAGCTGCCGGAACAGGGCATCGGCTTGACCGATGTGGTCAAGCGCCCAACGCGAGGCGCGTCCGACTTGCGCGCCGCAAACTACCGCGAGTGGGCTCCCGTGCTGAAGGCGAAGATGGAACGATTTCAGCCGCGCATCGTATGCTTTCACGGCGCGGTCGCCTATCGCAATTACCTGCGGCATGGCGAGGGCGTCCGGCAATCGACCATCGAGCTAGGCTTGCAGAAGCGCTGCATCGGGCAGTCGAAGGTGTTCGTCGTGCCGAATCCGAGTCCCGCGAACGCCGCTTATTCGCTGGACGCACTGGTGTGCTGGTATAGGCGGCTGGGCGAGATGATTTAG